The following proteins come from a genomic window of Pocillopora verrucosa isolate sample1 chromosome 6, ASM3666991v2, whole genome shotgun sequence:
- the LOC131775135 gene encoding uncharacterized protein isoform X1 produces the protein MKRGSKPMPVKRRSESVLDVAEELKLLCVKEEATDMERAKELRKKRVAELRKSNGTLEMGYQGILDDIKQTLDRRRVLEEYYLKVKDNLQTTGAVSETEINDFRKEAEACLKDLGTERYTVLILGETSAGKSSLINLLLGECIMPTSIQQNTLTICEISYGEAKKAELHFANGRKLPRVLTEDKFYKYKDYVKKPIEDENWCEWIKIRIPNPLLKGGVVIVDSPGIGDSKRVSEITLKYLSRAYAFIYVINTINAGGLQQDRLMPILSEWKKLYKGKDCRGITSESAIFVCNKWDEVEKQSNRNQKEDLERQIIDTLRKNIPELDEKFQIIKMSVSRATEVKERFEVMDDDLKSLVNRLQRLLPLCIERKTEFFYYWISGQLCSLSDQLKGEMQNAKRTKDERLKARKELDDKLSELKQGTPIREIEDAITSSVDQAQIKLASYLQTEEFRTNFLRWTKDDVPKTEEGQNFSKMKEAFTACIEQRFEYTLQKWESTDNFFSQAHLELEALFDKGFLEFEREIRDIDRVLVGSGVDDFQPFEIRPGRMFSPLDPRMKKFLVMTGVIFWSVLMSVGLAAGVLSAPVLGVLAIGKHLKDHHLKTNCCQTLRDLSAEFLEDFITHKIRSYVQDKFSEETNRIASIKRCHQQLITKYEQRCKDLTKSEDESREKEILNKYRPLYTNLMSMNENLMFDAIQNGIKVMYPSCQLEVRRLQYNESERKACLGEGSFGKVLKGRYSPPGHRRKDVAVKKIRKHPDPSNVAAFLKEAAMLKQLEHKHIVTFYGVGMDVKERQLVSLVLVFDLCSRSLDKQIFENDEYIPWKTASAAAKIVPWAKQILDALEFIHSKNVVHRDLKLANILISKREHIKVADLGLSTFKDKITGTVCGTPLYMAPEVMEGKLHSAKVDIYSFGLMMWEMWFGKRVFIELRREDIYRRIKDEHYRPQIPKDGNLPPAEWIELMTSSWQSDPSSRRTATECKNFIKTIKHQYVK, from the exons ATGAAACGAGGGTCGAAACCGATGCCTGTTAAACGGCGAAGCGAAAGTGTTTTGGATGTGGCGGAAGAGTTAAAGCTGCTATGTGTCAAAGAAGAGGCTACCGACATGGAAAGGGCAAAGGAATTGCGCAAAAAGAGAGTCGCTGAGTTGAGGAAATCAAACGGAACTTTGGAGATG GGATATCAGGGAATCTTAGACGATATCAAACAAACACTCGATCGCCGACGAGTCCTGGAAGAGTACTATTTAAAAGTTAAAGATAACCTACAGACAACTGGAGCAGTAAGCGAGACTGAAATAAATGACTTTCGGAAGGAAGCTGAGGCATGTCTCAAGGATCTCGGAACCGAGAGATACACTGTTCTCATTCTTG GAGAAACCAGCGCTGGCAAGAGCAGTCTTATTAACCTCCTACTTGGCGAGTGCATTATGCCAACCAGTATTCAGCAGAACACACTGACCATATGTGAAATATCGTATGGAGAGGCCAAAAAAGCTGAGCTGCACTTCGCTAACGGACGCAAGTTACCTCGTGTCCTTACTGAGGACAAATTTTACAAGTATAAAGATTACGTTAAAAAACCGATAGAGGACGAAAACTGGTGTGAGTGGATAAAGATCAGGATTCCAAATCCGTTATTGAAG GGTGGTGTAGTGATCGTAGACAGCCCAGGAATTGGTGATTCAAAGCGTGTCAGTGAAATCACCTTGAAATACTTGAGTCGAGCTTACGCCTTTATCTACGTCATAAACACTATAAACGCCGGAGGATTACAACAAGACAGG CTGATGCCTATCTTGAGTGAATGGAAAAAACTCTACAAGGGAAAAGATTGCCGTGGTATCACTTCGGAATCTGCTATTTTTGTCTGTAACAAGTGGGACGAGGTGGAAAAGCAGTCCAACCGAAATCAGAAGGAAGATCTTGAAAGGCAAATTATCGACACTCTCAGAAAGAATATTCCCGAACTGGATGAAAAATTCCAAATCATAAAGATGTCAGTCTCTAGAGCTACAGAAGTAAAAGAGAGATTTGAAGTGATGGATGATGATCTTAAAAGTCTTGTGAATCGATTACAGCGTCTTCTGCCACTCTGCATTGAGAgaaaaacagaatttttttactA CTGGATCAGCGGCCAGCTCTGCAGCTTGTCCGATCAGCTCAAAGGTGAAATGCAAAATGCCAAAAGGACCAAAGACGAACGTCTCAAGGCTCGGAAAGAACTTGACGATAAACTCAGCGAACTTAAACAAGGCACCCCCATTCGGGAAATTGAGGACGCCATAACTTCCAGTGTGGACCAAGCACAAATAAAACTTGCGTCCTACTTACAAACTGAAGAATTTAGAACAAATTTTTTGAGATGGACAAAAGACGATGTGCCTAAAACGGAAGAGGgtcaaaacttttcaaagatgAAGGAAGCATTTACCGCATGCATTGAACAACGATTCGAATATACCCTCCAAAAGTGGGAAAGCACAGATAATTTTTTCTCCCAAGCACATTTAGAATTGGAAGCACTGTTTGACAAAGGTTTCCTAgaatttgagagagaaattCGAGACATTGACCGTGTACTTGTCGGAAGTGGCGTGGACGACTTCCAACCTTTTGAGATTCGCCCGGGACGGATGTTCTCGCCATTAGATCccagaatgaaaaaatttctagTGATGACTGGCGTGATTTTTTGGTCAGTTTTGATGTCCGTAGGCCTCGCCGCAGGAGTTCTTTCTGCACCCGTCCTTGGAGTACTGGCGATTGGAAAGCATCTAAAGGATCACCATCTGAAGACCAATTGTTGTCAGACACTAAGAGACCTCTCAGCAGAGTTCCTCGAGGACTTCATCACTCACAAAATCCGCAGTTATGTCCAAGACAAATTCAGCGAGGAGACGAATCGCATTGCCAGCATCAAGAGGTGTCACCAGCAATTAATCACCAAATACGAGCAACGATGCAAAGACCTGACAAAGAGCGAAGATGAATCAAGGGAAAAGGAGATCCTCAATAAATACCGTCCACTGTACACAAATCTGATGAGCATGAATGAAAACTTGATGTTCGATGCAATCCAAAATGGAATAAAGGTGATGTACCCATCTTGCCAGCTTGAAGTGAGAAGACTTCAGTACAATGAGAGCGAAAGAAAGGCGTGCCTTGGTGAAGGCAGCTTTGGTAAGGTTTTAAAAGGAAGATACTCTCCTCCTGGACATAGAAGAAAAGATGTTGCGGTCAAAAAGATCCGGAAACATCCAGATCCATCAAATGTTGCCGCCTTTCTCAAAGAAGCAGCAATGCTaaa GCAACTTGAGCACAAGCACATCGTAACATTTTATGGAGTTGGCATGGACGTTAAAGAACGACAACTCGTTTCCCTGGTGCTGGTGTTCGACTTGTGTAGCAGGAGCCTAGACAAGCAAATCTTTGAAAACGACGAGTACATTCCATGGAAGACGGCTAGTGCAGCAGCTAAGATAGTACCCTGggcaaaacaaattttagatgCGCTTGAATTCATCCATAGCAAGAATGTTGTCCATCGAGATCTCAAGCTGGCCAATATTCTG ATATCAAAACGTGAGCACATCAAAGTTGCAGACTTAGGTCTATCAACCTTTAAAGACAAAATCACTGGCACAGTGTGTGGGACTCCTTTATACATGGCACCGGAAGTGATGGAAGGCAAACTCCACAGTGCAAAGGTGGATATATACAGTTTTGGTCTCATGATGTGGGAAATGTGGTTTGGGAAACGCGTCTTTATCGAACTACGCCGTGAAGATATTTATAGACGAATTAAAGACGAGCATTATCGTCCTCAAATTCCCAAGGATGGAAATCTTCCTCCAGCAGAATGGATTGAGCTCATGACATCGAGTTGGCAATCTGACCCAAGTTCGAGGCGAACAGCCACAGAATGTAAGAACTTTATTAAGACAATTAAGCATCAGTATGTTAAGTAG
- the LOC131775135 gene encoding uncharacterized protein isoform X2, producing MPTSIQQNTLTICEISYGEAKKAELHFANGRKLPRVLTEDKFYKYKDYVKKPIEDENWCEWIKIRIPNPLLKGGVVIVDSPGIGDSKRVSEITLKYLSRAYAFIYVINTINAGGLQQDRLMPILSEWKKLYKGKDCRGITSESAIFVCNKWDEVEKQSNRNQKEDLERQIIDTLRKNIPELDEKFQIIKMSVSRATEVKERFEVMDDDLKSLVNRLQRLLPLCIERKTEFFYYWISGQLCSLSDQLKGEMQNAKRTKDERLKARKELDDKLSELKQGTPIREIEDAITSSVDQAQIKLASYLQTEEFRTNFLRWTKDDVPKTEEGQNFSKMKEAFTACIEQRFEYTLQKWESTDNFFSQAHLELEALFDKGFLEFEREIRDIDRVLVGSGVDDFQPFEIRPGRMFSPLDPRMKKFLVMTGVIFWSVLMSVGLAAGVLSAPVLGVLAIGKHLKDHHLKTNCCQTLRDLSAEFLEDFITHKIRSYVQDKFSEETNRIASIKRCHQQLITKYEQRCKDLTKSEDESREKEILNKYRPLYTNLMSMNENLMFDAIQNGIKVMYPSCQLEVRRLQYNESERKACLGEGSFGKVLKGRYSPPGHRRKDVAVKKIRKHPDPSNVAAFLKEAAMLKQLEHKHIVTFYGVGMDVKERQLVSLVLVFDLCSRSLDKQIFENDEYIPWKTASAAAKIVPWAKQILDALEFIHSKNVVHRDLKLANILISKREHIKVADLGLSTFKDKITGTVCGTPLYMAPEVMEGKLHSAKVDIYSFGLMMWEMWFGKRVFIELRREDIYRRIKDEHYRPQIPKDGNLPPAEWIELMTSSWQSDPSSRRTATECKNFIKTIKHQYVK from the exons ATGCCAACCAGTATTCAGCAGAACACACTGACCATATGTGAAATATCGTATGGAGAGGCCAAAAAAGCTGAGCTGCACTTCGCTAACGGACGCAAGTTACCTCGTGTCCTTACTGAGGACAAATTTTACAAGTATAAAGATTACGTTAAAAAACCGATAGAGGACGAAAACTGGTGTGAGTGGATAAAGATCAGGATTCCAAATCCGTTATTGAAG GGTGGTGTAGTGATCGTAGACAGCCCAGGAATTGGTGATTCAAAGCGTGTCAGTGAAATCACCTTGAAATACTTGAGTCGAGCTTACGCCTTTATCTACGTCATAAACACTATAAACGCCGGAGGATTACAACAAGACAGG CTGATGCCTATCTTGAGTGAATGGAAAAAACTCTACAAGGGAAAAGATTGCCGTGGTATCACTTCGGAATCTGCTATTTTTGTCTGTAACAAGTGGGACGAGGTGGAAAAGCAGTCCAACCGAAATCAGAAGGAAGATCTTGAAAGGCAAATTATCGACACTCTCAGAAAGAATATTCCCGAACTGGATGAAAAATTCCAAATCATAAAGATGTCAGTCTCTAGAGCTACAGAAGTAAAAGAGAGATTTGAAGTGATGGATGATGATCTTAAAAGTCTTGTGAATCGATTACAGCGTCTTCTGCCACTCTGCATTGAGAgaaaaacagaatttttttactA CTGGATCAGCGGCCAGCTCTGCAGCTTGTCCGATCAGCTCAAAGGTGAAATGCAAAATGCCAAAAGGACCAAAGACGAACGTCTCAAGGCTCGGAAAGAACTTGACGATAAACTCAGCGAACTTAAACAAGGCACCCCCATTCGGGAAATTGAGGACGCCATAACTTCCAGTGTGGACCAAGCACAAATAAAACTTGCGTCCTACTTACAAACTGAAGAATTTAGAACAAATTTTTTGAGATGGACAAAAGACGATGTGCCTAAAACGGAAGAGGgtcaaaacttttcaaagatgAAGGAAGCATTTACCGCATGCATTGAACAACGATTCGAATATACCCTCCAAAAGTGGGAAAGCACAGATAATTTTTTCTCCCAAGCACATTTAGAATTGGAAGCACTGTTTGACAAAGGTTTCCTAgaatttgagagagaaattCGAGACATTGACCGTGTACTTGTCGGAAGTGGCGTGGACGACTTCCAACCTTTTGAGATTCGCCCGGGACGGATGTTCTCGCCATTAGATCccagaatgaaaaaatttctagTGATGACTGGCGTGATTTTTTGGTCAGTTTTGATGTCCGTAGGCCTCGCCGCAGGAGTTCTTTCTGCACCCGTCCTTGGAGTACTGGCGATTGGAAAGCATCTAAAGGATCACCATCTGAAGACCAATTGTTGTCAGACACTAAGAGACCTCTCAGCAGAGTTCCTCGAGGACTTCATCACTCACAAAATCCGCAGTTATGTCCAAGACAAATTCAGCGAGGAGACGAATCGCATTGCCAGCATCAAGAGGTGTCACCAGCAATTAATCACCAAATACGAGCAACGATGCAAAGACCTGACAAAGAGCGAAGATGAATCAAGGGAAAAGGAGATCCTCAATAAATACCGTCCACTGTACACAAATCTGATGAGCATGAATGAAAACTTGATGTTCGATGCAATCCAAAATGGAATAAAGGTGATGTACCCATCTTGCCAGCTTGAAGTGAGAAGACTTCAGTACAATGAGAGCGAAAGAAAGGCGTGCCTTGGTGAAGGCAGCTTTGGTAAGGTTTTAAAAGGAAGATACTCTCCTCCTGGACATAGAAGAAAAGATGTTGCGGTCAAAAAGATCCGGAAACATCCAGATCCATCAAATGTTGCCGCCTTTCTCAAAGAAGCAGCAATGCTaaa GCAACTTGAGCACAAGCACATCGTAACATTTTATGGAGTTGGCATGGACGTTAAAGAACGACAACTCGTTTCCCTGGTGCTGGTGTTCGACTTGTGTAGCAGGAGCCTAGACAAGCAAATCTTTGAAAACGACGAGTACATTCCATGGAAGACGGCTAGTGCAGCAGCTAAGATAGTACCCTGggcaaaacaaattttagatgCGCTTGAATTCATCCATAGCAAGAATGTTGTCCATCGAGATCTCAAGCTGGCCAATATTCTG ATATCAAAACGTGAGCACATCAAAGTTGCAGACTTAGGTCTATCAACCTTTAAAGACAAAATCACTGGCACAGTGTGTGGGACTCCTTTATACATGGCACCGGAAGTGATGGAAGGCAAACTCCACAGTGCAAAGGTGGATATATACAGTTTTGGTCTCATGATGTGGGAAATGTGGTTTGGGAAACGCGTCTTTATCGAACTACGCCGTGAAGATATTTATAGACGAATTAAAGACGAGCATTATCGTCCTCAAATTCCCAAGGATGGAAATCTTCCTCCAGCAGAATGGATTGAGCTCATGACATCGAGTTGGCAATCTGACCCAAGTTCGAGGCGAACAGCCACAGAATGTAAGAACTTTATTAAGACAATTAAGCATCAGTATGTTAAGTAG
- the LOC136281920 gene encoding uncharacterized protein, whose protein sequence is MGTEDERNSAHRGPVEQRKQRNRHGFILGEIEDQLVKEPTRFKPEPIPPDTQLAICLYRLAYGCTYITVGDLFGVADSTASVIFNQVCKILVSTLYDRCVYLPRNRAEWKHELESFLENWEFPCVGAWDGFHVYVSTKLKNYFSFKKRYSVSSMGFIASNKRFLWAAVGAPGSVHDSRLLKSRDLFAEIQQGHVFQILCYEQGSTGTYRSQRLVIQHFHAIMKIQEIQECKEHAYGMLKGRWRILYKKTECKLKNIRHVLMAYIALHNICIARDDPCRPRWRLDIEKLHLIRNRGSVEQDGEIRSNQGKDH, encoded by the exons ATGGGTACAGAGGACGAGAGGAACAGTGCgcacagaggaccagtggaacAGCGGAAACAGAGGAACAGGCATGGG TTCATTCTTGGTGAGATAGAAGACCAACTAGTCAAAGAGCCAACTCGTTTCAAACCTGAACCGATACCTCCAGACACACAACTTGCCATTTGTTTGTATCGATTGGCCTATGGATGTACCTACATCACAGTAGGAGACCTGTTCGGTGTTGCAGATTCAACTGCAAGTGTCATTTTTAACCAGGTATGTAAGATACTGGTGTCAACTCTTTACGACAGATGTGTTTACTTGCCAAGAAACAGAGCCGAATGGAAGCATGAACTTGAAAGCTTCCTTGAGAACTGGGAATTTCCATGCGTAGGAGCCTGGGACGGGTTCCATGTTTATGTCAgcacaaagttaaaaaattattttagcttcaAGAAGAGATATTCAGTATCCAGCATGGGATTTATTGCTTCTAATAAGAGATTTCTTTGGGCAGCTGTAGGGGCTCCTGGCTCTGTCCATGACTCGAGGCTTCTGAAAAGTCGCGACCTCTTTGCCGAGATTCAGCAGGGACATGTTTTCCAAATACTGTGCTACGAACAAGGTAGTACGGGGACATACCGATCACAACGGTTGGTGATTCAGCATTTCCACGCTATCATGAAAATACAAGAGATCCAAGAATGCAAAGAGCATGCATATGGTATGCTGAAAGGGAGGTGGAGAATCCTCTACAAGAAGACAGAGTGTAAACTAAAGAACATAAGGCATGTCTTAATGGCCTACATAGCCTTGCATAATATATGCATTGCAAGAGATGACCCATGCAGACCCAGGTGGAGGCTGGACATTGAAAAACTGCACCTTATTAGGAACAGGGGGAGTGTGGAGCAAGATGGCGAGATCAGATCAAATCAGGGAAAGGATCACTAA